One segment of Platichthys flesus chromosome 15, fPlaFle2.1, whole genome shotgun sequence DNA contains the following:
- the map7d2a gene encoding MAP7 domain-containing protein 2a isoform X4 produces MAKTVTSSSAVTGEKMAPPSITLLPDKRSPTNCHSSPARTGKTKKKPQINGHASPSHLAANHAAIEGYMKTDDRMRLAKERREEKERTLAAREQLMREKDRRARLHHERTVEERWRKLDEQRQREELRRAAVEEKRRQQLEEERERLEALIKRSFERSLLLEQRTKRWSRGWPSGAGDSENAPLPFSAASAFSHGIASPLPAVSESAPCSPHRSPFCSSLNPADHNRAGLLGGSQSTPNTPKKERLRRERRTASPGCGSPLRRPESPATSKLASKIRAQSPGNAHHHHNSPTRHRPNMSSDDKKAENKKVATHGERSKAETALKKNTDTKGSNPSLQAEKTVANTEITKTRSSKAETSDKRLRGDTPDRMQSPDRKDHVSPKVDSSEKKTQSNVQEGDKKKEAASCMGKGAAGTTNAEEATRLLAERRRQARAQKELDEKKREQEEEKRLQEQEKLRKQLEQEQRRQQEVKAQQAEEKKKNEEDVLRLKEKEKEANEKKEEQDKEHNDEMDREKEKVKVLAQEEAERQRLDRELQAQQEEEERQLRKKRIEEIMKRTRKGEADFKEEQVETKSVSGDKKTVQTNAQVKEQASQNVEFQVKEPVTLQVNSKECALVRKESSSAAAAQMDNQKSLPAKNNTHHVTPMHIVPEKRPDAKQTSEEHDRRSSKERKACDVKPQRREAGINANEQRVENAKATDQINKEPTKLRADAKASVKQGGLMNGALKGSGSALSSGRQIAEGSKQQSLRVSAAEGNHNRVSQVVAVRASVTPPLVRHLLPSIIKLEPLDVKGKGSCDEVQSMEVSPASKEELISIPVFSPVIEIQHSGLSNSRALEDLMDLTDGVPFPKLTSENNMGDCNKNLIEGVVSPMSDSKLIGMSPSSSNKLSIQ; encoded by the exons ATGGCGAAAACAGTCACGTCATCCAGCGCAGTTACAG GTGAAAAGATGGCACCGCCATCCATCACTCTACTTCCTGACAAGAGATCTCCGACAAATTGTCACAGCTCTCCAGCCCGAACAGGGAAAACGA AGAAAAAGCCACAAATAAATGGACACGCATCCCCATCGCACTTGGCAGCAAACCATGCAG CCATTGAGGGTTACATGAAGACGGACGATAGGATGCGATTGGCCAAAGAGCGacgtgaggagaaggagagaaccCTGG CTGCCAGGGAGCAGCTGATGAGGGAGAAGGATCGCAGAGCACGGCTGCACCACGAGCGCACAGTGGAGGAGCGCTGGAGGAAGCTGGATGAGCAGAGGCAGCGAGAGGAGCTCCGCAGGGCtgcagtggaggagaagaggaggcagcagctcgAGGAAGAGAGG GAGCGGTTGGAGGCCCTGATAAAACGCTCCTTCGAGCGAAGCCTTCTGCTGGAGCAGAGGACCAAACGCTGGAGCAGGGGCTGGCCTTCAGGAGCAG GTGACAGTGAGAATGCACCACTCCCTTTCTCTGCTGCCTCCGCCTTTTCCCATGGCATTGCCTCCCCCCTTCCTGCTGTCAGCGAATCTG CACCCTGCAGTCCTCACAGGTCGCCTTTCTGCAGCTCGCTGAACCCTGCAGATCACAACAGGGCTGGCCTTCTGGGAGGCTCACAGTCCACTCCCAATACCCCCAAG AAAGAGCGGCTgcgcagagagagaagaaccgCATCCCCAGGTTGTGGATCGCCTCTGAGAAGACCTGAATCTCCGGCTACCTCCAA GCTGGCATCCAAGATCCGTGCCCAGTCTCCAGGCAACGCGCATCATCACCATAACTCCCCTACAAGACATCGTCCGAACATGTCAAGTGATGATAAGAAAGCAGAAAACAAGAAGGTGGCAACACATGGTGAAAGATCCAAAGCTGAGACAGCGTTGAAAAAGAATACGGACACAAAGGGCTCTAATCCGTCTTTGCAAGCTGAGAAGACTGTGGCGAACACGGAGATCACTAAAACAAGATCCTCTAAGGCTGAAACGTCTGATAAGCGCCTCAGAGGCGACACACCGGACAGAATGCAGTCGCCTGACAGGAAGGACCATGTGTCTCCCAAAGTAGATTCCtcagagaagaagacacagagCAATGTTCAGGAGGGAGACAAGAAAaaag AAGCAGCATCATGCATGGGGAAGGGGGCAGCTGGCACTACAAACGCAGAGGAGGCTACCAGGTTGCTGGCAGAGCGGAGGCGTCAGGCTCGAGCTCAGAAGGAACTGGACGAGAAAAAACgggaacaggaggaagaaaagag actgcaggagcaggagaagctAAGGAAGCAACTGGAACAGGAGCAGCGACGTCAGCAAGAAGTGAAGGCTCAACaagcggaggagaagaagaaaaatgaggAAGATGTTCTgagactgaaagaaaaagaaaaagaagccaatgaaaagaaggaggagcaggacaagGAGCATAATGACGAGATGGATAGAGAG aaagaaaaggtCAAAGTCCTGGctcaggaggaggcagagcgtCAGCGGCTGGACAGAGAACTACAGGCGcaacaagaagaggaggagaggcaacTGAGAAAAAAG aGAATTGAGGAGATCATGAAGAGAACTAGGAAGGGTGAAGCTGACTTTAAG gaggagcaggtggagacgAAGTCCGTCTCAG GGGATAAAAAGACTGTTCAAACGAATGCTCAGGTGAAGGAACAAGCGTCCCAAAATGTTGAGTTTCAGGTTAAAGAGCCGGTCACACTCCAGGTAAACTCGAAGGAATGTGCCCTGGTGAGGAAAgaatcatcatcagcagcagcagcacagatggaCAATCAGAAGAGTTTACCAGCTAAAAACAACACTCATCATGTAACACCAATGCACATTGTTCCCGAGAAGAGACCGGACGCCAAACAAACCAGTGAGGAGCATGACAGACGATCGAGCAAGGAACGCAAGGCCTGTGATGTGAAGCCGCAGAGAAGAGAGGCGGGAATTAATGCGAACGAGCAGCGCGTAGAAAATGCAAAAGCCACAGACCAAATAAACAAAGAGCCAACAAAGCTGAGAGCAGATGCCAAAGCCAGCGTAAAGCAGGGGGGGCTGATGAATGGAGCACTGAAGGGTAGTGGAAGTGCCTTGTCGAGTGGCCGCCAAATTGCTGAGGGAAGCAAACAACAAAGCCTGCGTGTGtcagctgcagagggaaacCATAACAGAGTGTCCCAGGTGGTGGCTGTTAGAGCCTCGGTGACTCCCCCGCTGGTCAGACACCTGTTGCCGTCGATCATCAAGCTGGAGCCGTTGGATGTGAAGGGGAAGGGGTCATGTGATGAGGTGCAGTCCATGGAGGTCAG CCCAGCTTCTAAGGAAGAACTGATTTCAATCCCAGTGTTCTCACCGGTCATTGAGATCCAGCACAGTGGTCTGAGTAACAGCCGCGCTCTCGAAGACCTGATGGATCTGACCGATGGCGTCCCCTTCCCCAAACTGACCTCTGAGAACAACATGGGCGACTGCAACAAGAACCTCATTGAGGGCGTTGTTAGTCCCATGTCAGACTCTAAGCTCATCGGGATGTCCCCTTCGTCATCGAATAAACTTAGCATCCAGTAG
- the map7d2a gene encoding MAP7 domain-containing protein 2a isoform X3 — protein sequence MAKTVTSSSAVTGEKMAPPSITLLPDKRSPTNCHSSPARTGKTKKKPQINGHASPSHLAANHAGKQTIEGYMKTDDRMRLAKERREEKERTLAAREQLMREKDRRARLHHERTVEERWRKLDEQRQREELRRAAVEEKRRQQLEEERERLEALIKRSFERSLLLEQRTKRWSRGWPSGAGDSENAPLPFSAASAFSHGIASPLPAVSESAPCSPHRSPFCSSLNPADHNRAGLLGGSQSTPNTPKKERLRRERRTASPGCGSPLRRPESPATSKLASKIRAQSPGNAHHHHNSPTRHRPNMSSDDKKAENKKVATHGERSKAETALKKNTDTKGSNPSLQAEKTVANTEITKTRSSKAETSDKRLRGDTPDRMQSPDRKDHVSPKVDSSEKKTQSNVQEGDKKKEAASCMGKGAAGTTNAEEATRLLAERRRQARAQKELDEKKREQEEEKRLQEQEKLRKQLEQEQRRQQEVKAQQAEEKKKNEEDVLRLKEKEKEANEKKEEQDKEHNDEMDREKEKVKVLAQEEAERQRLDRELQAQQEEEERQLRKKRIEEIMKRTRKGEADFKEEQVETKSVSGDKKTVQTNAQVKEQASQNVEFQVKEPVTLQVNSKECALVRKESSSAAAAQMDNQKSLPAKNNTHHVTPMHIVPEKRPDAKQTSEEHDRRSSKERKACDVKPQRREAGINANEQRVENAKATDQINKEPTKLRADAKASVKQGGLMNGALKGSGSALSSGRQIAEGSKQQSLRVSAAEGNHNRVSQVVAVRASVTPPLVRHLLPSIIKLEPLDVKGKGSCDEVQSMEVSPASKEELISIPVFSPVIEIQHSGLSNSRALEDLMDLTDGVPFPKLTSENNMGDCNKNLIEGVVSPMSDSKLIGMSPSSSNKLSIQ from the exons ATGGCGAAAACAGTCACGTCATCCAGCGCAGTTACAG GTGAAAAGATGGCACCGCCATCCATCACTCTACTTCCTGACAAGAGATCTCCGACAAATTGTCACAGCTCTCCAGCCCGAACAGGGAAAACGA AGAAAAAGCCACAAATAAATGGACACGCATCCCCATCGCACTTGGCAGCAAACCATGCAGGTAAACAAA CCATTGAGGGTTACATGAAGACGGACGATAGGATGCGATTGGCCAAAGAGCGacgtgaggagaaggagagaaccCTGG CTGCCAGGGAGCAGCTGATGAGGGAGAAGGATCGCAGAGCACGGCTGCACCACGAGCGCACAGTGGAGGAGCGCTGGAGGAAGCTGGATGAGCAGAGGCAGCGAGAGGAGCTCCGCAGGGCtgcagtggaggagaagaggaggcagcagctcgAGGAAGAGAGG GAGCGGTTGGAGGCCCTGATAAAACGCTCCTTCGAGCGAAGCCTTCTGCTGGAGCAGAGGACCAAACGCTGGAGCAGGGGCTGGCCTTCAGGAGCAG GTGACAGTGAGAATGCACCACTCCCTTTCTCTGCTGCCTCCGCCTTTTCCCATGGCATTGCCTCCCCCCTTCCTGCTGTCAGCGAATCTG CACCCTGCAGTCCTCACAGGTCGCCTTTCTGCAGCTCGCTGAACCCTGCAGATCACAACAGGGCTGGCCTTCTGGGAGGCTCACAGTCCACTCCCAATACCCCCAAG AAAGAGCGGCTgcgcagagagagaagaaccgCATCCCCAGGTTGTGGATCGCCTCTGAGAAGACCTGAATCTCCGGCTACCTCCAA GCTGGCATCCAAGATCCGTGCCCAGTCTCCAGGCAACGCGCATCATCACCATAACTCCCCTACAAGACATCGTCCGAACATGTCAAGTGATGATAAGAAAGCAGAAAACAAGAAGGTGGCAACACATGGTGAAAGATCCAAAGCTGAGACAGCGTTGAAAAAGAATACGGACACAAAGGGCTCTAATCCGTCTTTGCAAGCTGAGAAGACTGTGGCGAACACGGAGATCACTAAAACAAGATCCTCTAAGGCTGAAACGTCTGATAAGCGCCTCAGAGGCGACACACCGGACAGAATGCAGTCGCCTGACAGGAAGGACCATGTGTCTCCCAAAGTAGATTCCtcagagaagaagacacagagCAATGTTCAGGAGGGAGACAAGAAAaaag AAGCAGCATCATGCATGGGGAAGGGGGCAGCTGGCACTACAAACGCAGAGGAGGCTACCAGGTTGCTGGCAGAGCGGAGGCGTCAGGCTCGAGCTCAGAAGGAACTGGACGAGAAAAAACgggaacaggaggaagaaaagag actgcaggagcaggagaagctAAGGAAGCAACTGGAACAGGAGCAGCGACGTCAGCAAGAAGTGAAGGCTCAACaagcggaggagaagaagaaaaatgaggAAGATGTTCTgagactgaaagaaaaagaaaaagaagccaatgaaaagaaggaggagcaggacaagGAGCATAATGACGAGATGGATAGAGAG aaagaaaaggtCAAAGTCCTGGctcaggaggaggcagagcgtCAGCGGCTGGACAGAGAACTACAGGCGcaacaagaagaggaggagaggcaacTGAGAAAAAAG aGAATTGAGGAGATCATGAAGAGAACTAGGAAGGGTGAAGCTGACTTTAAG gaggagcaggtggagacgAAGTCCGTCTCAG GGGATAAAAAGACTGTTCAAACGAATGCTCAGGTGAAGGAACAAGCGTCCCAAAATGTTGAGTTTCAGGTTAAAGAGCCGGTCACACTCCAGGTAAACTCGAAGGAATGTGCCCTGGTGAGGAAAgaatcatcatcagcagcagcagcacagatggaCAATCAGAAGAGTTTACCAGCTAAAAACAACACTCATCATGTAACACCAATGCACATTGTTCCCGAGAAGAGACCGGACGCCAAACAAACCAGTGAGGAGCATGACAGACGATCGAGCAAGGAACGCAAGGCCTGTGATGTGAAGCCGCAGAGAAGAGAGGCGGGAATTAATGCGAACGAGCAGCGCGTAGAAAATGCAAAAGCCACAGACCAAATAAACAAAGAGCCAACAAAGCTGAGAGCAGATGCCAAAGCCAGCGTAAAGCAGGGGGGGCTGATGAATGGAGCACTGAAGGGTAGTGGAAGTGCCTTGTCGAGTGGCCGCCAAATTGCTGAGGGAAGCAAACAACAAAGCCTGCGTGTGtcagctgcagagggaaacCATAACAGAGTGTCCCAGGTGGTGGCTGTTAGAGCCTCGGTGACTCCCCCGCTGGTCAGACACCTGTTGCCGTCGATCATCAAGCTGGAGCCGTTGGATGTGAAGGGGAAGGGGTCATGTGATGAGGTGCAGTCCATGGAGGTCAG CCCAGCTTCTAAGGAAGAACTGATTTCAATCCCAGTGTTCTCACCGGTCATTGAGATCCAGCACAGTGGTCTGAGTAACAGCCGCGCTCTCGAAGACCTGATGGATCTGACCGATGGCGTCCCCTTCCCCAAACTGACCTCTGAGAACAACATGGGCGACTGCAACAAGAACCTCATTGAGGGCGTTGTTAGTCCCATGTCAGACTCTAAGCTCATCGGGATGTCCCCTTCGTCATCGAATAAACTTAGCATCCAGTAG
- the map7d2a gene encoding MAP7 domain-containing protein 2a isoform X2, whose amino-acid sequence MAKTVTSSSAVTGEKMAPPSITLLPDKRSPTNCHSSPARTGKTTPSNTEKKPQINGHASPSHLAANHAAIEGYMKTDDRMRLAKERREEKERTLAAREQLMREKDRRARLHHERTVEERWRKLDEQRQREELRRAAVEEKRRQQLEEERERLEALIKRSFERSLLLEQRTKRWSRGWPSGAGDSENAPLPFSAASAFSHGIASPLPAVSESAPCSPHRSPFCSSLNPADHNRAGLLGGSQSTPNTPKKERLRRERRTASPGCGSPLRRPESPATSKLASKIRAQSPGNAHHHHNSPTRHRPNMSSDDKKAENKKVATHGERSKAETALKKNTDTKGSNPSLQAEKTVANTEITKTRSSKAETSDKRLRGDTPDRMQSPDRKDHVSPKVDSSEKKTQSNVQEGDKKKEAASCMGKGAAGTTNAEEATRLLAERRRQARAQKELDEKKREQEEEKRLQEQEKLRKQLEQEQRRQQEVKAQQAEEKKKNEEDVLRLKEKEKEANEKKEEQDKEHNDEMDREKEKVKVLAQEEAERQRLDRELQAQQEEEERQLRKKRIEEIMKRTRKGEADFKEEQVETKSVSGDKKTVQTNAQVKEQASQNVEFQVKEPVTLQVNSKECALVRKESSSAAAAQMDNQKSLPAKNNTHHVTPMHIVPEKRPDAKQTSEEHDRRSSKERKACDVKPQRREAGINANEQRVENAKATDQINKEPTKLRADAKASVKQGGLMNGALKGSGSALSSGRQIAEGSKQQSLRVSAAEGNHNRVSQVVAVRASVTPPLVRHLLPSIIKLEPLDVKGKGSCDEVQSMEVSPASKEELISIPVFSPVIEIQHSGLSNSRALEDLMDLTDGVPFPKLTSENNMGDCNKNLIEGVVSPMSDSKLIGMSPSSSNKLSIQ is encoded by the exons ATGGCGAAAACAGTCACGTCATCCAGCGCAGTTACAG GTGAAAAGATGGCACCGCCATCCATCACTCTACTTCCTGACAAGAGATCTCCGACAAATTGTCACAGCTCTCCAGCCCGAACAGGGAAAACGA CTCCATCTAACACAGAGAAAAAGCCACAAATAAATGGACACGCATCCCCATCGCACTTGGCAGCAAACCATGCAG CCATTGAGGGTTACATGAAGACGGACGATAGGATGCGATTGGCCAAAGAGCGacgtgaggagaaggagagaaccCTGG CTGCCAGGGAGCAGCTGATGAGGGAGAAGGATCGCAGAGCACGGCTGCACCACGAGCGCACAGTGGAGGAGCGCTGGAGGAAGCTGGATGAGCAGAGGCAGCGAGAGGAGCTCCGCAGGGCtgcagtggaggagaagaggaggcagcagctcgAGGAAGAGAGG GAGCGGTTGGAGGCCCTGATAAAACGCTCCTTCGAGCGAAGCCTTCTGCTGGAGCAGAGGACCAAACGCTGGAGCAGGGGCTGGCCTTCAGGAGCAG GTGACAGTGAGAATGCACCACTCCCTTTCTCTGCTGCCTCCGCCTTTTCCCATGGCATTGCCTCCCCCCTTCCTGCTGTCAGCGAATCTG CACCCTGCAGTCCTCACAGGTCGCCTTTCTGCAGCTCGCTGAACCCTGCAGATCACAACAGGGCTGGCCTTCTGGGAGGCTCACAGTCCACTCCCAATACCCCCAAG AAAGAGCGGCTgcgcagagagagaagaaccgCATCCCCAGGTTGTGGATCGCCTCTGAGAAGACCTGAATCTCCGGCTACCTCCAA GCTGGCATCCAAGATCCGTGCCCAGTCTCCAGGCAACGCGCATCATCACCATAACTCCCCTACAAGACATCGTCCGAACATGTCAAGTGATGATAAGAAAGCAGAAAACAAGAAGGTGGCAACACATGGTGAAAGATCCAAAGCTGAGACAGCGTTGAAAAAGAATACGGACACAAAGGGCTCTAATCCGTCTTTGCAAGCTGAGAAGACTGTGGCGAACACGGAGATCACTAAAACAAGATCCTCTAAGGCTGAAACGTCTGATAAGCGCCTCAGAGGCGACACACCGGACAGAATGCAGTCGCCTGACAGGAAGGACCATGTGTCTCCCAAAGTAGATTCCtcagagaagaagacacagagCAATGTTCAGGAGGGAGACAAGAAAaaag AAGCAGCATCATGCATGGGGAAGGGGGCAGCTGGCACTACAAACGCAGAGGAGGCTACCAGGTTGCTGGCAGAGCGGAGGCGTCAGGCTCGAGCTCAGAAGGAACTGGACGAGAAAAAACgggaacaggaggaagaaaagag actgcaggagcaggagaagctAAGGAAGCAACTGGAACAGGAGCAGCGACGTCAGCAAGAAGTGAAGGCTCAACaagcggaggagaagaagaaaaatgaggAAGATGTTCTgagactgaaagaaaaagaaaaagaagccaatgaaaagaaggaggagcaggacaagGAGCATAATGACGAGATGGATAGAGAG aaagaaaaggtCAAAGTCCTGGctcaggaggaggcagagcgtCAGCGGCTGGACAGAGAACTACAGGCGcaacaagaagaggaggagaggcaacTGAGAAAAAAG aGAATTGAGGAGATCATGAAGAGAACTAGGAAGGGTGAAGCTGACTTTAAG gaggagcaggtggagacgAAGTCCGTCTCAG GGGATAAAAAGACTGTTCAAACGAATGCTCAGGTGAAGGAACAAGCGTCCCAAAATGTTGAGTTTCAGGTTAAAGAGCCGGTCACACTCCAGGTAAACTCGAAGGAATGTGCCCTGGTGAGGAAAgaatcatcatcagcagcagcagcacagatggaCAATCAGAAGAGTTTACCAGCTAAAAACAACACTCATCATGTAACACCAATGCACATTGTTCCCGAGAAGAGACCGGACGCCAAACAAACCAGTGAGGAGCATGACAGACGATCGAGCAAGGAACGCAAGGCCTGTGATGTGAAGCCGCAGAGAAGAGAGGCGGGAATTAATGCGAACGAGCAGCGCGTAGAAAATGCAAAAGCCACAGACCAAATAAACAAAGAGCCAACAAAGCTGAGAGCAGATGCCAAAGCCAGCGTAAAGCAGGGGGGGCTGATGAATGGAGCACTGAAGGGTAGTGGAAGTGCCTTGTCGAGTGGCCGCCAAATTGCTGAGGGAAGCAAACAACAAAGCCTGCGTGTGtcagctgcagagggaaacCATAACAGAGTGTCCCAGGTGGTGGCTGTTAGAGCCTCGGTGACTCCCCCGCTGGTCAGACACCTGTTGCCGTCGATCATCAAGCTGGAGCCGTTGGATGTGAAGGGGAAGGGGTCATGTGATGAGGTGCAGTCCATGGAGGTCAG CCCAGCTTCTAAGGAAGAACTGATTTCAATCCCAGTGTTCTCACCGGTCATTGAGATCCAGCACAGTGGTCTGAGTAACAGCCGCGCTCTCGAAGACCTGATGGATCTGACCGATGGCGTCCCCTTCCCCAAACTGACCTCTGAGAACAACATGGGCGACTGCAACAAGAACCTCATTGAGGGCGTTGTTAGTCCCATGTCAGACTCTAAGCTCATCGGGATGTCCCCTTCGTCATCGAATAAACTTAGCATCCAGTAG
- the map7d2a gene encoding MAP7 domain-containing protein 2a isoform X1, translated as MAKTVTSSSAVTGEKMAPPSITLLPDKRSPTNCHSSPARTGKTTPSNTEKKPQINGHASPSHLAANHAGKQTIEGYMKTDDRMRLAKERREEKERTLAAREQLMREKDRRARLHHERTVEERWRKLDEQRQREELRRAAVEEKRRQQLEEERERLEALIKRSFERSLLLEQRTKRWSRGWPSGAGDSENAPLPFSAASAFSHGIASPLPAVSESAPCSPHRSPFCSSLNPADHNRAGLLGGSQSTPNTPKKERLRRERRTASPGCGSPLRRPESPATSKLASKIRAQSPGNAHHHHNSPTRHRPNMSSDDKKAENKKVATHGERSKAETALKKNTDTKGSNPSLQAEKTVANTEITKTRSSKAETSDKRLRGDTPDRMQSPDRKDHVSPKVDSSEKKTQSNVQEGDKKKEAASCMGKGAAGTTNAEEATRLLAERRRQARAQKELDEKKREQEEEKRLQEQEKLRKQLEQEQRRQQEVKAQQAEEKKKNEEDVLRLKEKEKEANEKKEEQDKEHNDEMDREKEKVKVLAQEEAERQRLDRELQAQQEEEERQLRKKRIEEIMKRTRKGEADFKEEQVETKSVSGDKKTVQTNAQVKEQASQNVEFQVKEPVTLQVNSKECALVRKESSSAAAAQMDNQKSLPAKNNTHHVTPMHIVPEKRPDAKQTSEEHDRRSSKERKACDVKPQRREAGINANEQRVENAKATDQINKEPTKLRADAKASVKQGGLMNGALKGSGSALSSGRQIAEGSKQQSLRVSAAEGNHNRVSQVVAVRASVTPPLVRHLLPSIIKLEPLDVKGKGSCDEVQSMEVSPASKEELISIPVFSPVIEIQHSGLSNSRALEDLMDLTDGVPFPKLTSENNMGDCNKNLIEGVVSPMSDSKLIGMSPSSSNKLSIQ; from the exons ATGGCGAAAACAGTCACGTCATCCAGCGCAGTTACAG GTGAAAAGATGGCACCGCCATCCATCACTCTACTTCCTGACAAGAGATCTCCGACAAATTGTCACAGCTCTCCAGCCCGAACAGGGAAAACGA CTCCATCTAACACAGAGAAAAAGCCACAAATAAATGGACACGCATCCCCATCGCACTTGGCAGCAAACCATGCAGGTAAACAAA CCATTGAGGGTTACATGAAGACGGACGATAGGATGCGATTGGCCAAAGAGCGacgtgaggagaaggagagaaccCTGG CTGCCAGGGAGCAGCTGATGAGGGAGAAGGATCGCAGAGCACGGCTGCACCACGAGCGCACAGTGGAGGAGCGCTGGAGGAAGCTGGATGAGCAGAGGCAGCGAGAGGAGCTCCGCAGGGCtgcagtggaggagaagaggaggcagcagctcgAGGAAGAGAGG GAGCGGTTGGAGGCCCTGATAAAACGCTCCTTCGAGCGAAGCCTTCTGCTGGAGCAGAGGACCAAACGCTGGAGCAGGGGCTGGCCTTCAGGAGCAG GTGACAGTGAGAATGCACCACTCCCTTTCTCTGCTGCCTCCGCCTTTTCCCATGGCATTGCCTCCCCCCTTCCTGCTGTCAGCGAATCTG CACCCTGCAGTCCTCACAGGTCGCCTTTCTGCAGCTCGCTGAACCCTGCAGATCACAACAGGGCTGGCCTTCTGGGAGGCTCACAGTCCACTCCCAATACCCCCAAG AAAGAGCGGCTgcgcagagagagaagaaccgCATCCCCAGGTTGTGGATCGCCTCTGAGAAGACCTGAATCTCCGGCTACCTCCAA GCTGGCATCCAAGATCCGTGCCCAGTCTCCAGGCAACGCGCATCATCACCATAACTCCCCTACAAGACATCGTCCGAACATGTCAAGTGATGATAAGAAAGCAGAAAACAAGAAGGTGGCAACACATGGTGAAAGATCCAAAGCTGAGACAGCGTTGAAAAAGAATACGGACACAAAGGGCTCTAATCCGTCTTTGCAAGCTGAGAAGACTGTGGCGAACACGGAGATCACTAAAACAAGATCCTCTAAGGCTGAAACGTCTGATAAGCGCCTCAGAGGCGACACACCGGACAGAATGCAGTCGCCTGACAGGAAGGACCATGTGTCTCCCAAAGTAGATTCCtcagagaagaagacacagagCAATGTTCAGGAGGGAGACAAGAAAaaag AAGCAGCATCATGCATGGGGAAGGGGGCAGCTGGCACTACAAACGCAGAGGAGGCTACCAGGTTGCTGGCAGAGCGGAGGCGTCAGGCTCGAGCTCAGAAGGAACTGGACGAGAAAAAACgggaacaggaggaagaaaagag actgcaggagcaggagaagctAAGGAAGCAACTGGAACAGGAGCAGCGACGTCAGCAAGAAGTGAAGGCTCAACaagcggaggagaagaagaaaaatgaggAAGATGTTCTgagactgaaagaaaaagaaaaagaagccaatgaaaagaaggaggagcaggacaagGAGCATAATGACGAGATGGATAGAGAG aaagaaaaggtCAAAGTCCTGGctcaggaggaggcagagcgtCAGCGGCTGGACAGAGAACTACAGGCGcaacaagaagaggaggagaggcaacTGAGAAAAAAG aGAATTGAGGAGATCATGAAGAGAACTAGGAAGGGTGAAGCTGACTTTAAG gaggagcaggtggagacgAAGTCCGTCTCAG GGGATAAAAAGACTGTTCAAACGAATGCTCAGGTGAAGGAACAAGCGTCCCAAAATGTTGAGTTTCAGGTTAAAGAGCCGGTCACACTCCAGGTAAACTCGAAGGAATGTGCCCTGGTGAGGAAAgaatcatcatcagcagcagcagcacagatggaCAATCAGAAGAGTTTACCAGCTAAAAACAACACTCATCATGTAACACCAATGCACATTGTTCCCGAGAAGAGACCGGACGCCAAACAAACCAGTGAGGAGCATGACAGACGATCGAGCAAGGAACGCAAGGCCTGTGATGTGAAGCCGCAGAGAAGAGAGGCGGGAATTAATGCGAACGAGCAGCGCGTAGAAAATGCAAAAGCCACAGACCAAATAAACAAAGAGCCAACAAAGCTGAGAGCAGATGCCAAAGCCAGCGTAAAGCAGGGGGGGCTGATGAATGGAGCACTGAAGGGTAGTGGAAGTGCCTTGTCGAGTGGCCGCCAAATTGCTGAGGGAAGCAAACAACAAAGCCTGCGTGTGtcagctgcagagggaaacCATAACAGAGTGTCCCAGGTGGTGGCTGTTAGAGCCTCGGTGACTCCCCCGCTGGTCAGACACCTGTTGCCGTCGATCATCAAGCTGGAGCCGTTGGATGTGAAGGGGAAGGGGTCATGTGATGAGGTGCAGTCCATGGAGGTCAG CCCAGCTTCTAAGGAAGAACTGATTTCAATCCCAGTGTTCTCACCGGTCATTGAGATCCAGCACAGTGGTCTGAGTAACAGCCGCGCTCTCGAAGACCTGATGGATCTGACCGATGGCGTCCCCTTCCCCAAACTGACCTCTGAGAACAACATGGGCGACTGCAACAAGAACCTCATTGAGGGCGTTGTTAGTCCCATGTCAGACTCTAAGCTCATCGGGATGTCCCCTTCGTCATCGAATAAACTTAGCATCCAGTAG